One genomic window of Salvia miltiorrhiza cultivar Shanhuang (shh) chromosome 4, IMPLAD_Smil_shh, whole genome shotgun sequence includes the following:
- the LOC131020030 gene encoding U-box domain-containing protein 1-like gives MEPPLMVSSGFLPAATLLESLILVSDEVASVEKAPLLQRKNISTMMRRIRLLSSLFEEIQEQVQKQPLPPSSMLCLTELYSVIRRVKILIESSVQGSLLWNLMQTESVSNQFYTLVKEMGRALDILPLSLLDLTADTKEQVELLHKQARRAQLYVDHIEAQTRDELIRTAVINSVRNQESKGFVDLIRVRDSLSSIGLNSPAQVEEEISKLEAEAEKQAGTGGLVVVSNINSLISLISISRTAVFSVEENSTTHEDLKKRKVPTSNRQDQSFSSCVAVSVPDEFRCPISLDLMNDPVIVASGHTYDRSSIAQWINSGHHTCPKSGQRLIHMALIPNYALRSLIQQWCQENMIPTTSSSEVERSGSKRRSSCEAAVDHISVTKAAADAVKMMAEFLVGKLATGSRDIQRQAAYELRLLAKTGMDNRSIIAEAGAIPFLVTLLGSPDSRIQENAVTALLNLSIHENNKMLIMAAGAIGSIVEVLQSGNTMEARENAAATIFSLSIIGEHKAIIGAHPRAIPALVRLLGEGTTAGKRDAATALFNLALFNANRGKVILSGAVPLLIDLLTDDKAGITDDALAVLALLLGCAQGLEEIRRSRDLVPLLIDLLRFGSSKGKENAITLLLGLCKDGGEEVAPRLLMNPFSIPSLQRLTADGSLKARRKADALLRILNRCCSQIPIHAGC, from the coding sequence ATGGAACCTCCTCTGATGGTCTCCTCAGGGTTTCTTCCAGCAGCAACGCTGCTGGAATCACTGATCCTTGTCTCCGATGAAGTCGCGTCGGTGGAGAAGGCTCCTCTCCTGCAGAGGAAGAACATCTCAACGATGATGAGAAGGATAAGGTTACTGTCCTCGTTGTTCGAGGAGATCCAAGAACAAGTGCAGAAGCAGCCACTCCCACCATCTTCAATGTTGTGCCTCACCGAGCTCTACTCCGTTATTCGAAGGGTGAAGATTCTGATCGAGAGCTCCGTACAAGGCAGCCTCTTGTGGAATCTCATGCAAACTGAAAGCGTCTCAAATCAGTTCTACACATTGGTGAAGGAGATGGGCAGGGCACTTGATATCCTGCCTCTGAGCTTGCTCGATTTGACGGCAGATACCAAGGAGCAGGTTGAGCTCCTCCACAAGCAGGCAAGGAGAGCTCAGCTGTATGTGGACCATATCGAGGCTCAGACAAGGGATGAGCTCATCCGAACCGCGGTCATAAACAGCGTGAGGAATCAAGAGAGCAAGGGCTTTGTTGATCTCATAAGAGTCAGAGACAGTTTGAGCAGCATTGGTCTAAATAGCCCAGCACAGGTTGAAGAAGAGATTTCGAAGCTTGAGGCAGAAGCAGAGAAGCAAGCAGGCACAGGTGGGCTTGTAGTGGTTTCTAATATTAACAGTCTCATATCCTTGATATCAATATCAAGAACTGCAGTTTTCAGTGTGGAAGAGAACTCCACAACTCACGAAGATCTGAAGAAGCGAAAGGTGCCCACAAGCAATCGCCAAGATCAGTCATTTTCTAGCTGTGTGGCAGTGAGCGTACCTGATGAGTTCCGCTGCCCGATCTCACTGGACTTGATGAATGATCCTGTGATCGTAGCATCGGGGCATACCTATGACCGGAGCTCGATAGCACAGTGGATAAATTCGGGTCACCACACGTGCCCGAAGAGCGGGCAGAGGCTGATCCACATGGCCCTCATACCGAACTATGCATTGAGAAGCTTGATCCAGCAATGGTGCCAAGAGAACATGATCCCAACCACATCGTCTTCGGAGGTGGAAAGAAGTGGTAGCAAGAGAAGATCTTCTTGTGAGGCTGCTGTTGATCATATCTCTGTGACTAAAGCTGCTGCAGATGCTGTAAAGATGATGGCCGAATTTCTGGTAGGGAAGCTAGCAACGGGATCACGAGATATCCAAAGGCAGGCAGCTTATGAGCTCCGGCTGCTTGCAAAAACTGGAATGGATAACCGCAGTATAATTGCAGAGGCAGGAGCTATTCCATTTCTGGTCACTCTTCTAGGTTCACCTGATTCGAGAATCCAGGAAAATGCAGTGACAGCATTGCTCAACCTCTCGATACATGAGAACAACAAGATGCTCATCATGGCTGCCGGAGCAATTGGCAGCATAGTGGAAGTCCTGCAATCAGGAAATACAATGGAGGCGAGAGAGAACGCAGCAGCAACAATCTTCAGCCTGTCAATAATAGGTGAGCATAAAGCAATTATCGGTGCTCACCCGCGAGCTATTCCAGCACTGGTGCGGCTCCTAGGTGAAGGAACAACAGCAGGAAAACGTGATGCTGCTACAGCACTCTTCAACCTTGCACTTTTCAATGCTAACAGAGGCAAGGTAATACTCTCGGGCGCAGTCCCATTGCTTATTGACCTGCTGACAGATGATAAGGCGGGTATCACTGATGATGCCTTAGCAGTGCTTGCCCTCCTTTTGGGATGTGCTCAAGGACTGGAAGAGATAAGGAGGAGCCGTGATCTTGTACCCCTTCTTATCGATCTTTTGAGATTCGGATCTTCCAAGGGGAAGGAGAACGCGATTACCCTTCTTCTCGGACTCTGCAAAGATGGGGGAGAGGAAGTTGCACCAAGACTATTGATGAATCCATTCAGCATTCCTTCTCTTCAGAGATTGACAGCTGATGGCTCGTTAAAAGCTCGACGAAAAGCTGATGCTCTGCTTAGAATACTCAACAGATGCTGCTCTCAAATCCCAATTCATGCTGGATGTTAA